One Stegostoma tigrinum isolate sSteTig4 chromosome 22, sSteTig4.hap1, whole genome shotgun sequence DNA segment encodes these proteins:
- the LOC125463685 gene encoding pyrroline-5-carboxylate reductase 1, mitochondrial-like, translated as MSVGFIGAGQLAFALARGFTAAGVLAAHKITASSPDQDLPTVGGLRKLGVNFSPSNKDTVQKSDVLFLAVKPPIIPFVLDEIAPDIEDRHLIVSCAAGVTINSIEKKLSSVYQFPKVIRMMTNTPVIVREGATVYATGMHAEVEDGNLLEQLMSSVGYCVEVEEDLIDAVTGLSGSGPAYAFTAIDALADGGVKMGLTRRLAIRLGAQALLGAAKMLLESEQHPGQLKDNVCSPGGATIHAIHFLESGGFRSLLINAVEASCVRTRDLQCMADQETVSPAAIKKTTLDKVKRTASKAGISHLNKYSGSKKF; from the exons ATGAGTGTTGGATTCATTGGAGCCGGCCAGTTGGCCTTCGCTTTAGCCCGAGGCTTCACAGCCGCAG GTGTGTTAGCTGCTCACAAGATTACAGCAAGTTCGCCTGACCAGGATTTGCCCACTGTTGGAGGTCTGAGG AAACTTGGTGTCAATTTCTCCCCGAGCAACAAGGACACTGTTCAAAAGAGCGATGTACTATTTCTTGCCGTCAAGCCACCCATTATCCCCTTCGTACTGGATGAAATTGCTCCTGATATTGAAGACCGCCACTTGATTGTGTCTTGTGCTGCTGGAGTCACCATTAACTCCATAGAGAAG AAACTATCCTCTGTGTACCAATTTCCGAAAGTGATCCGCATGATGACCAACACCCCTGTGATTGTACGAGAGGGGGCTACGGTGTATGCCACAGGAATGCACGCAGAGGTCGAAGACGGGAACCTGTTGGAGCAGCTGATGTCCAGTGTCGGATactgtgtggaggtggaggaggatcTGATCGATGCAGTCACTGGGCTCAGTGGCAGTGGTCCTGCCTAT GCTTTCACAGCAATAGATGCTTTAGCAGATGGTGGAGTGAAGATGGGTCTCACTCGTAGGTTGGCTATTCGACTTGGTGCTCAAGCATTGCTG GGAGCAGCAAAGATGCTGCTGGAGTCAGAACAGCACCCTGGGCAACTGAAAGATAATGTTTGTTCACCAGGTGGTGCCACCATCCATGCTATACACTTCCTGGAGAGTGGGGGGTTCCGCAGTCTGCTCATCAATGCTGTTGAGGCATCCTGTGTGAGAACAAG GGATCTGCAGTGTATGGCTGACCAAGAAACCGTTTCCCCTGCTGCTATCAAAAAGACCACCCTGGACAAGGTGAAACGGACTGCCTCAAAAGCTGGCATCAGTCACTTAAATAAATACTCTGGAAGCAAGAAATTCTAA